DNA sequence from the Rattus rattus isolate New Zealand chromosome 2, Rrattus_CSIRO_v1, whole genome shotgun sequence genome:
GTGTAAATTCCCCAGTTGTCTTTTCAGGTTTCCCTGGATACTTTTGGTTTGACCTCGTCAGTTTTAGAGAAGCTTGGTTTTTATGTTGCTCTTGTTTTTAAGGGTCTCTTTGAAATGCAGATATAAAGAGAATGTGTGCCAAGTACTTCCCTCTAAATTGAGAGGATGGGCAAGAAGTGTAGCCGCTGAGGCTCCTTTGTTAGCCATAGCTAAAGGCTTGAAGCAGCCTGGAGGTGCTGTCTCAGTCTTAGtccccaggaggcaggagctagGGGAGCTCAGGGCCACCCTGGGCTGCAACCACGGCTGCCTGCAAAGGCCCAGGGTATTTCTAGTGTGTAGATCTTTGGAGTGCTTACCCAGTGAATGAAAGActgtgagtttgatccccagaggggaaggaggaaagagttgAAACCAACTGGATTaacttgggggttttgttttttgttcggttttgtttttgttgtttctgtttttttcaacATAGGTTTTCTCTGTGGTGTAGCCCTCAcaggaactcactctagacctcTAGATCTtgggagtcaaacctgggtcttctggaagaggatCCTTTTAACTGGTTAttattgagccatctctacagccccatcccaccccaccccaactgtTGTAATCCTTTTCAACAATTTTGTCTGTAGGAAACCCATATCATCCATACCTTCAAAGAGGACTTTTATGGGGAGATTCTCAATGTGGCCATTGTTGGCTACCTCAGACCTGAAAAGAACTTTGATTCTTTAGGTAAGAGTTTATATTAATCTTCAATACTATTGCAACTACTACTGGGTAGGTACGGTGACAGGCATATATTTGAGCACCTTTAATGCATGTTAAGcactattttaaatatacaatttaaTCTCTCACCCTCAGTAGCCATGTGGGCTGTTGTCATCCCCATCTTGTTGATAAGGAAGTTGCCACACAGAGAGACTAAGTCAATTGCCTTAGTCTGTCTTCTGTTGTTCTGACCTAGTGCCAGGTGTGTTTGTGATTCATAGTTCTGGAGTCAAGAGCACGATAGGAGCATGTGTATGGTACTTGGTAAGGGCCTTTTTGCTGCCTCTGTGGGTAGGCATCGCAGGGTAGAGCGAAGAGAGCTAAGAAGAGCTCACTCTTGTATCAAAGCCATTCTCTATACTCAGGATTCCATTCTGCCCTCCTGGCCCACTGCCCAAAGCTTCCATTCCCAAATACCTTCAACCTTAAGGACTTAGTTTCTAGTACCTGAGTTCCAGGAGACACCCAGGTCATAAGTAGTGAGTGGTGGCACCTGGCATCTGACCCTGCAAGGCTGGCTGGGCAGTAGGTGCTGGAAGTGTAAGAAACAGTAATTAGAAATGCGTTTTCAGTGTCTTCAGGTGCCTGTTGGTGTACTGTGACAATTAAACCTTGAGATGTGAGGGGTCTCGTTACAAGAGACACTTTATGTAACACTGCTTTCGCTGGAGAAAAAGACGGTAGCAACATTGACTGAGTCCCTGTCTTTTCCGAGAGCTATGGCTATTGTGCTTAGTCTGTGTTTTTAGGAGGGGCTGAGCAAAGGAGTAGTAACACGTATTATTAGAcatttatcttcttcctttttttccagaGTCACTTATTTCTGCGATTCAAGGTGATATTGAAGAAGCTAAAAAACAACTGGATATACCAGAACATTTGAAACTCAAAGATGACAATTTCTTCCAAGTTTCTAAAAGCAAAATTATGAATGGCCACTGATGAAAGGCTCGTAGCTGCCCACCCACTAGTGTCTCAGCGCTTCTGATACAGTCTCATCTTGATCACAGTTTAAATCAAGCGTTTCCTTGTAGCTGTCAAGGGGTCTCCAGCAGTTAACTCCATTATGTTGCATAGAAAAAGATTCATTCAGAAATCAAGGCTTTAAATGTAATGTGTTGATTAAAGTGTAGCACTAGAAAGCTAGTGTCttgtaatgaaaataaagtcTGTGAGTGTGGGTGGAAAAGCAAGTTACTAAGGAAAATGAGGACTGGCCATAGTTCTTGTGACCATGTGTGCTGGCACTGGCAAGCCTGACAAGCATGGACTGCTGAACAGACGCTTTCCAGGAAACGCACCACTTACACAGCTTAGCCAAGGAGGGAAATCTATTACTT
Encoded proteins:
- the Rfk gene encoding riboflavin kinase, which translates into the protein MRSLPFFCRGQVVRGFGRGSKQLGIPTANFPEQVVDNLPADVSTGIYYGWASVGSGEVHKMVVSIGWNPYYKNVKKSMETHIIHTFKEDFYGEILNVAIVGYLRPEKNFDSLESLISAIQGDIEEAKKQLDIPEHLKLKDDNFFQVSKSKIMNGH